A single genomic interval of Zobellia nedashkovskayae harbors:
- a CDS encoding dihydrodipicolinate synthase family protein, which yields MKFEWKGVMPAVTTKFNEDDTLDLKMFRTNIEAQLEAGVHGIVLGGSLGEASTLTADEKKVLIKETVQIVNGKIPVIMTIAEQATKVALQAVKDAEDSGADGLMILPPMRYKSTDNETVQYFKEIASSTELPIMIYNNPVDYKIEVTVSMFKELLELKNITAVKESTRDIINIGRLRNEFGTDLSILTGVDPLALESLFMGADGWVAGLVCAFPAETVAIYELAKAGYTIEATEIYRWFLPLLELDISPQLVQNIKLAEVATGIGTEVVRKPRLPLQGKERDRVLKVIQDGLKSRPQLPDYKNLTVLNKQLA from the coding sequence ATGAAATTTGAATGGAAAGGTGTTATGCCAGCGGTGACTACAAAATTTAATGAAGATGATACGCTTGATCTAAAGATGTTCCGTACCAATATAGAAGCTCAACTAGAAGCTGGGGTTCACGGAATTGTTTTAGGAGGTTCTCTTGGTGAGGCAAGTACTTTAACTGCAGATGAAAAAAAGGTACTTATAAAAGAAACAGTTCAGATAGTTAACGGTAAGATTCCTGTTATAATGACTATTGCAGAACAGGCAACGAAAGTTGCCCTTCAAGCGGTTAAAGATGCTGAAGATAGCGGTGCAGACGGACTTATGATTCTTCCTCCAATGCGCTATAAATCTACGGATAATGAAACCGTTCAATATTTCAAAGAAATAGCCAGTAGTACCGAGCTTCCTATTATGATTTATAATAATCCTGTAGATTATAAAATTGAAGTAACCGTAAGCATGTTTAAAGAACTACTTGAATTAAAAAACATCACGGCGGTAAAAGAGTCAACAAGAGATATCATAAATATTGGACGTTTGCGTAATGAATTTGGTACCGATTTAAGCATTTTAACGGGAGTAGACCCATTAGCTTTAGAAAGTCTCTTTATGGGTGCCGATGGTTGGGTAGCAGGTCTTGTTTGTGCTTTTCCAGCAGAAACCGTTGCTATTTATGAACTGGCCAAAGCTGGTTACACCATCGAAGCTACTGAGATTTACCGATGGTTCCTACCATTATTAGAGCTAGATATAAGCCCGCAATTGGTTCAGAATATTAAGTTGGCTGAAGTTGCTACAGGCATTGGTACCGAAGTTGTGAGAAAACCAAGACTTCCATTACAAGGTAAAGAACGAGACAGGGTTTTGAAAGTAATACAAGACGGACTAAAAAGTAGACCTCAATTACCAGATTATAAAAATTTGACTGTACTAAATAAGCAGTTGGCGTAA
- a CDS encoding AraC family transcriptional regulator has protein sequence MKVHPFQIPKPLHQNLIVQVDREMVFYDKLHQHAEIQLTLIVKAKGKLIVGDSIHPFEDGDFFVIGPHSPHLFKNDSTDEMAHRISLFFTETTFGESFFELPDLEELHPLFNVSKEGFQVLGDTKDIQNAMKQLPNLQKLERFICFFNLLKNLCYADKKTLTNFVSSKKMGSSQGERMQTIFDYVVTHFQNEINLDTVSSKVHMTPNAFCKFFKQHTNKTFFQFLIELRIEHACQLLNRGDDQNSILEISEQSGFSSISNFNRQFKKLKGVIPSRFAAQQKNKKST, from the coding sequence ATGAAAGTACATCCTTTTCAAATTCCAAAACCGCTACACCAGAATCTAATAGTTCAGGTAGACAGGGAGATGGTTTTCTATGATAAACTGCATCAGCATGCAGAAATACAACTAACTCTAATTGTTAAAGCAAAAGGAAAATTGATTGTTGGCGATAGCATTCACCCATTTGAGGATGGCGATTTTTTTGTGATTGGTCCTCATAGTCCGCATTTATTCAAAAATGATAGTACAGATGAAATGGCCCATAGAATTTCATTATTCTTTACGGAAACTACTTTTGGCGAATCATTTTTTGAATTACCAGACTTGGAGGAGTTACACCCCCTTTTTAATGTTTCAAAAGAAGGCTTTCAGGTTTTAGGTGATACGAAAGATATTCAAAATGCTATGAAACAGCTTCCTAATTTGCAAAAACTGGAGCGTTTCATTTGCTTTTTCAATTTACTAAAAAACCTGTGTTATGCAGATAAAAAGACCTTGACAAACTTTGTATCCTCAAAGAAAATGGGGAGTTCCCAAGGAGAACGTATGCAAACTATTTTTGATTACGTGGTAACTCATTTTCAGAATGAAATTAATTTAGATACAGTATCAAGCAAAGTACATATGACACCCAATGCCTTTTGTAAATTCTTTAAACAGCATACCAATAAGACCTTTTTTCAATTCTTGATAGAGCTTCGTATAGAGCATGCGTGTCAATTATTAAACCGAGGAGACGACCAAAACTCTATTCTAGAAATTTCAGAACAATCCGGATTTTCATCGATTTCTAACTTCAACAGACAATTCAAAAAATTAAAAGGTGTGATTCCTTCACGGTTTGCTGCGCAACAAAAAAATAAAAAATCTACTTAA
- a CDS encoding aldose epimerase family protein codes for MRILKLLIACSLAGTINLSCNQIIKEKMTESVSELPKAKYEKNINPQDFTTVIEGDSVKFYALTNANGMEVTFTNYGQRLVSLYIPDRDGNFEDVVLGFNNLKDYRAKKNFYGATIGRYGNRIAKGKFSLDGKLYDLAINNNENHLHGGEVGFESVVWKVVEQSKNAISFSRTSPDMEEGYPGNLEVRVSYVLTNDNELQISYEAKTDKPTYVNLTNHSFFNLKGEGKGNVYDHVVQLNADKFTPVDKGLIPTGELRDVAGTPFDFRAPKLIGKDIETDYDQIELGNGYDHNLVLSEVPKNREGLTFAARVVEPTSGRTLEVYTSEPGVQFYTGNFLDGSDIGKSGNVYERRGSFCLETQHFPDSPNHPEFPSTRLDPGETYTSYCIYKFGVTKN; via the coding sequence ATGAGAATTTTAAAACTACTAATAGCCTGTAGCTTAGCAGGAACCATTAACCTTTCCTGTAATCAAATTATAAAAGAAAAAATGACCGAATCCGTTTCCGAGCTGCCAAAAGCAAAATACGAGAAGAATATTAACCCCCAAGATTTTACTACAGTTATAGAAGGAGATTCGGTAAAGTTCTATGCTCTGACCAATGCCAATGGAATGGAAGTTACTTTTACCAACTACGGGCAACGTTTGGTTTCTTTATATATACCTGATAGGGACGGCAATTTTGAAGATGTAGTGCTGGGTTTTAATAATTTAAAAGACTATAGGGCGAAAAAGAATTTTTATGGTGCTACAATCGGTAGATATGGAAATCGTATTGCTAAAGGAAAATTTTCTTTAGATGGTAAATTGTATGATTTAGCTATAAATAACAATGAAAATCACCTTCACGGAGGAGAAGTAGGATTTGAAAGTGTAGTTTGGAAAGTTGTGGAACAGTCTAAAAATGCAATTAGCTTTAGCCGCACATCTCCTGATATGGAAGAAGGTTACCCTGGTAATCTAGAGGTTAGGGTTAGTTATGTACTAACAAATGATAATGAATTACAAATAAGCTACGAAGCAAAGACGGATAAGCCCACGTATGTAAACCTTACCAATCATTCATTCTTTAATCTTAAAGGAGAAGGTAAGGGTAACGTTTATGATCATGTGGTGCAATTGAATGCCGATAAATTCACGCCGGTGGATAAGGGCTTGATTCCAACTGGAGAATTGAGAGATGTGGCAGGTACTCCTTTTGATTTTCGAGCACCAAAACTTATAGGAAAGGATATTGAAACTGATTATGACCAAATTGAATTGGGTAATGGTTACGATCATAACTTAGTTCTAAGTGAAGTGCCTAAAAACCGCGAAGGCTTGACTTTTGCAGCTAGGGTTGTAGAGCCTACTAGCGGTCGTACTTTAGAGGTTTATACTTCTGAACCTGGAGTCCAGTTTTATACAGGTAATTTTTTAGATGGCTCTGATATTGGCAAAAGTGGTAATGTTTATGAGCGCAGAGGTTCTTTTTGTTTAGAAACACAACATTTTCCAGATTCGCCTAACCATCCTGAATTTCCTAGTACACGATTAGACCCAGGAGAAACATACACGTCTTATTGTATTTATAAGTTTGGTGTTACTAAGAACTAA
- a CDS encoding M28 family metallopeptidase, whose protein sequence is MKKLIILAIGLAMACNSSQTTVSDGDKNAVAKPTSTPETFAETITESELKEHLYTYASDEYEGRETGKPGQKMAVEYLKAQYEKMGIPAAQENGNYFQTVPLQVSQLPSGSLTIDGKEYPLGDDFLTFSKAEGTYDNIVYVGYGIEEGDYSDYKDIDVKDKVILVKSGEPIAANGNYLLSGSSEKSIWSNMSESLGKRLELATSKGAKGILYYDETNFARFKSRFEWMKTNESGRMELAKDDSDEFFNFLIDAKLAKAILPSILSDNKPKSLAKKLTVDVKSENGDIESENVVAILKGSEKPDEYLVISSHLDHIGITGDGEINNGADDDGSGTVALLEIAQAFKKAADAGQGPKRSVVFLHVTGEEKGLLGSQYYTDIDPIYPLENTVANLNIDMIGRIDPERDGDRNYIYLIGSDKLSTDLHELSEEVNDKYTNIELDYTYNDENDPNRFYYRSDHYNFAKNNIPIIFYFNGTHADYHKPGDTPDKINYDLLENRTRLVFYTAWEVANRNERLVVDKAAE, encoded by the coding sequence ATGAAAAAACTCATTATCCTTGCCATAGGATTGGCTATGGCCTGCAACTCATCACAAACAACTGTTTCTGATGGCGATAAAAACGCAGTTGCCAAACCTACCAGTACCCCTGAAACTTTCGCAGAAACTATTACCGAAAGTGAACTTAAAGAACACCTTTACACCTACGCTTCCGATGAATACGAAGGAAGGGAAACCGGGAAACCAGGTCAGAAAATGGCTGTAGAATACCTAAAGGCACAGTATGAAAAAATGGGTATTCCTGCCGCACAGGAAAACGGAAATTATTTTCAAACAGTACCGCTTCAAGTCAGCCAATTACCTTCTGGCTCTCTTACAATTGATGGTAAAGAGTACCCACTAGGAGACGATTTCCTTACTTTTTCTAAAGCAGAAGGAACTTATGATAATATTGTCTACGTTGGCTATGGTATTGAAGAAGGTGATTATTCCGATTACAAAGATATTGATGTTAAGGACAAAGTGATCTTGGTTAAATCTGGTGAACCAATAGCTGCTAACGGAAACTACCTTTTATCCGGTTCCTCAGAAAAATCTATCTGGAGCAACATGTCAGAATCTTTAGGGAAACGTCTAGAGCTAGCTACTTCTAAAGGAGCTAAAGGCATTCTTTATTATGATGAAACTAACTTTGCACGTTTTAAAAGTAGATTTGAATGGATGAAGACCAACGAAAGTGGCAGAATGGAACTGGCCAAAGACGATTCTGATGAGTTTTTTAACTTCTTAATCGATGCAAAATTGGCAAAAGCAATTTTACCAAGTATTTTATCTGATAACAAACCGAAAAGTTTAGCTAAAAAACTTACTGTTGATGTCAAAAGTGAAAATGGCGATATTGAGTCGGAAAATGTAGTTGCTATATTAAAAGGTTCTGAAAAGCCTGATGAATACTTAGTGATTTCATCTCACTTGGACCACATTGGTATTACTGGAGATGGCGAAATAAACAATGGTGCGGATGACGATGGTTCTGGAACCGTTGCCCTTTTAGAAATTGCACAAGCTTTTAAAAAAGCTGCCGATGCCGGACAAGGACCAAAACGATCAGTAGTTTTTCTACATGTTACAGGTGAAGAAAAAGGACTATTAGGTTCTCAATACTATACAGATATAGATCCAATATATCCATTAGAAAATACTGTTGCCAATCTTAATATTGATATGATCGGCCGTATTGACCCAGAACGAGATGGTGATCGTAATTATATCTATTTAATTGGTTCTGACAAGCTCAGTACAGACCTACACGAGCTTTCTGAAGAGGTCAACGACAAATACACAAATATTGAGTTGGATTACACTTATAACGACGAGAACGACCCTAATCGTTTCTATTATAGAAGTGACCATTACAACTTTGCAAAGAATAACATTCCTATTATTTTCTATTTTAACGGAACCCACGCGGATTACCACAAACCAGGAGATACGCCAGACAAAATCAACTACGATCTTCTTGAAAATCGTACGCGTTTAGTCTTTTACACGGCTTGGGAAGTAGCCAATAGAAACGAACGTTTAGTGGTAGATAAAGCCGCTGAATAA
- a CDS encoding tetratricopeptide repeat-containing sensor histidine kinase, translating to MTSNLLSKLAILLFGLLVLSTTNISAQQEAKDSLQTLIKELRSTPNFSIKDTTHINLLNHLGRELRFFNTDSLLLLSQLALDYSKSSNYKKGENYALLGLGNYYSDQGNHTKSMLYFKNVLSMSIVSKDIELRLRAQNNLASEFAYIGDYAKSLIYYLEGIDIANENDSKFWLSIFNENVANLYASQNDFVQSLEFYKKVKKINEEIGNESISAETMSNIASIYADTGELEHAMYNANTSIAIFEKTKKIEWLAYAYATKAKIYLKDNKFEWALYWYRQSEMLHEKIQDDRGEIEMLNGMSQAYLGLGNDAMSETYALNAYAISHRIKDMEGSKQCAKTLYQVNKNKEDYTEALKYHEIYQSLSDTLYRNENKKSLTMLKTKMEHEKQKVDLIKENTKQLDTQRAYVNVALGILLIFIIVTLLVFRSEKVQKNLNSELQKKQEDLKLNELELHEINRTKDKLFSIIGHDLRGPIAAFQGLLKLFKDGEIEQNEFMGFMPKLSNDIDHISFTLNNLLTWGQTQMNGAVTKAEVVALETVVKENIDLLSEVAKNKSIRLINHLEAKTLTWSDTNQIDIVIRNLISNAVKFTPENGMVTITAIEKKDQWQVSIRDTGIGMNQDTIDKIFSDNSTLTTYGTNNEKGTGLGLSLCKEMIEKNNGKIWVESLLRKGSTFHFILPKAKDKYQRTA from the coding sequence TTGACCTCCAACCTACTTTCCAAATTAGCCATTTTGCTTTTTGGCTTACTTGTATTGTCCACAACAAATATAAGTGCGCAACAAGAAGCTAAGGATAGCTTGCAAACACTCATTAAAGAATTAAGAAGCACACCTAATTTTTCTATTAAAGATACCACCCATATAAATCTACTCAACCATTTAGGGCGTGAATTAAGGTTTTTCAATACGGACAGTCTTTTATTGCTCTCACAACTCGCCTTAGATTATAGTAAATCTTCTAATTACAAAAAAGGAGAAAACTATGCTCTATTAGGATTAGGGAATTACTATTCAGATCAGGGTAACCATACCAAAAGTATGCTCTATTTTAAAAATGTTCTTTCCATGAGTATCGTCTCAAAGGATATAGAATTGAGATTAAGGGCACAAAACAACCTTGCTTCAGAATTTGCTTATATAGGAGATTATGCAAAATCATTAATTTACTATTTAGAAGGTATAGATATCGCAAATGAAAACGATAGCAAATTCTGGCTATCTATATTTAATGAAAATGTTGCTAACCTATATGCATCACAAAATGATTTTGTTCAATCCTTAGAATTCTATAAAAAAGTAAAAAAAATTAACGAAGAGATAGGGAATGAATCAATCTCTGCTGAAACTATGAGTAACATAGCCTCTATTTATGCGGATACGGGAGAATTGGAGCATGCGATGTATAATGCTAATACCAGCATAGCTATTTTTGAAAAAACAAAAAAAATAGAATGGCTTGCCTATGCTTATGCCACGAAAGCTAAAATCTATTTAAAAGACAACAAATTTGAATGGGCCCTCTACTGGTATAGACAAAGTGAAATGCTCCATGAAAAAATTCAGGACGATCGTGGTGAAATCGAAATGCTCAATGGTATGTCTCAAGCCTATTTAGGCTTAGGCAATGATGCGATGTCTGAAACATATGCATTAAATGCTTATGCTATTTCTCATAGAATTAAAGACATGGAAGGCTCTAAGCAATGTGCCAAAACATTGTATCAAGTAAATAAGAACAAAGAAGATTATACAGAAGCTTTAAAGTACCACGAGATATATCAATCATTATCCGATACTTTATATAGAAATGAAAACAAAAAGAGTCTAACCATGCTTAAAACCAAAATGGAGCATGAAAAACAGAAAGTAGACCTTATTAAAGAAAACACCAAGCAACTAGACACACAGAGAGCTTATGTAAATGTTGCTTTGGGTATTCTTTTAATTTTTATTATCGTAACTCTATTAGTTTTCAGAAGTGAGAAAGTTCAAAAGAACTTGAATTCAGAACTCCAGAAAAAACAAGAAGATTTAAAACTGAACGAACTTGAACTGCATGAAATTAATCGCACAAAAGACAAGTTGTTTTCAATTATTGGTCATGACCTTCGCGGACCAATAGCTGCTTTTCAAGGGCTTTTAAAACTATTTAAAGATGGTGAAATAGAACAAAATGAGTTTATGGGTTTTATGCCTAAACTTTCTAATGATATAGACCATATATCGTTTACACTCAACAATCTTTTAACATGGGGCCAAACCCAAATGAACGGTGCTGTTACTAAAGCAGAAGTAGTAGCTTTAGAGACGGTGGTCAAAGAAAACATTGACTTATTATCAGAAGTAGCAAAGAACAAATCCATTCGTCTTATAAATCATTTAGAAGCAAAGACATTGACTTGGTCAGATACCAACCAAATAGATATTGTTATCAGAAACCTCATCAGTAACGCCGTGAAATTTACTCCCGAAAATGGTATGGTAACTATTACCGCCATTGAGAAAAAGGACCAATGGCAAGTCTCTATTCGTGATACTGGCATAGGTATGAACCAAGATACCATCGATAAAATATTTTCAGATAATTCTACCTTAACGACCTATGGTACAAACAATGAAAAAGGTACCGGCCTAGGACTATCCTTATGTAAGGAAATGATAGAGAAAAACAACGGCAAAATCTGGGTAGAAAGCCTATTGAGAAAGGGAAGTACCTTTCATTTTATTCTACCCAAAGCTAAAGACAAATACCAAAGGACCGCCTAA
- the bshB1 gene encoding bacillithiol biosynthesis deacetylase BshB1: MKLDILAFGAHPDDVELGAGATIAKAIASGKKVGIIDLTRGELGTRGSAEIRDNEAAAAAKILGVSARENLGFADGFFINDKEHQLQIIKMVRKYRPDIVLCNAIDDRHIDHGKGSNLVSDACFLSGLIKIETQVEGEEANQAQWRPKVVYHYIQWKNIEPDFVVDVSEFIEKKTEAILAYSSQFHDPTSKEPETPISSRNFIESVNYRAKDLGRLVGVEYAEGFTTERFVAVSNIDDLI; this comes from the coding sequence ATGAAATTAGATATATTAGCTTTTGGTGCTCACCCAGATGATGTAGAACTTGGTGCCGGAGCTACCATTGCCAAAGCCATAGCAAGTGGTAAAAAAGTAGGCATTATAGATTTGACCCGTGGTGAACTTGGTACTCGAGGTTCTGCGGAAATTAGGGATAATGAAGCTGCCGCCGCTGCTAAAATATTAGGAGTATCGGCTAGGGAGAACTTAGGTTTTGCAGATGGTTTCTTTATTAACGATAAAGAACATCAATTACAGATTATTAAGATGGTTCGGAAATATAGACCGGATATTGTTTTATGTAATGCAATAGATGATCGTCATATAGACCATGGTAAAGGAAGTAATCTAGTGAGTGATGCTTGTTTTTTAAGTGGGTTGATAAAGATTGAAACCCAGGTAGAGGGTGAAGAAGCAAATCAGGCACAGTGGAGACCAAAGGTAGTTTACCATTATATTCAATGGAAAAATATTGAACCGGATTTTGTTGTAGATGTTTCAGAATTCATTGAAAAGAAAACGGAAGCCATTTTGGCCTATTCATCACAATTTCATGACCCTACTAGTAAGGAGCCCGAAACACCAATAAGTAGTAGAAACTTTATTGAAAGTGTAAATTACAGAGCCAAAGATTTAGGAAGATTGGTAGGAGTAGAGTATGCTGAGGGATTTACTACAGAGCGTTTTGTTGCAGTTAGTAATATAGATGATCTTATTTAG
- a CDS encoding trans-sulfuration enzyme family protein encodes MQHKKIGLNTICTHVGEVRDEQFKGAISPLYMSSSYAFEDVDVKRYPRYFNTPNQEALCKKIAALEHTEAGLIFGSGMAAITTTLMAFLRAGDHIVLQQVLYGGTYNLVVEEFEKFGIEYSFTEGWQAEDFEKEIRSNTKVIYIETPSNPLLTITDLDAISKLAKKHNLVSMIDNTFASPVNQNPIDFGIDVVIHSATKYMGGHSDILAGAVASSEENIHRIFGLAKNFGGSLSDYTVWLLERSLKTMGLRVKAQNINAQHMAEYLEGNEAVTKVYYPGLKSHPEHELAKAQMKGFGGMLSFELHEDYDANQFQKELQLIKSSMSLAGVESTVLSPTKTSHSLLSAEERAKQGIADGLIRFSVGIEEPEDLIADIEQALKKVRSGNIVATS; translated from the coding sequence ATGCAGCATAAGAAAATAGGACTTAATACCATTTGTACCCACGTAGGGGAAGTTAGAGACGAACAGTTTAAAGGGGCAATTTCTCCACTTTACATGAGTAGTTCGTATGCTTTTGAAGATGTAGATGTAAAAAGGTATCCTAGGTACTTTAATACACCTAACCAAGAGGCCTTATGTAAAAAGATTGCTGCATTAGAGCATACAGAAGCCGGTCTTATATTCGGAAGTGGTATGGCAGCTATTACAACAACCTTAATGGCTTTTCTTAGAGCTGGTGATCATATTGTACTTCAGCAAGTACTATATGGAGGAACTTACAATCTAGTTGTAGAGGAATTTGAGAAGTTTGGTATAGAATATTCATTTACCGAAGGATGGCAAGCTGAGGATTTTGAAAAAGAGATTCGTTCAAATACAAAGGTCATTTACATAGAAACACCTTCTAATCCGCTATTGACGATAACCGATTTAGATGCTATTAGCAAACTAGCCAAGAAGCATAACTTGGTTTCTATGATAGACAATACGTTTGCTAGTCCTGTTAATCAGAATCCCATAGACTTTGGTATTGATGTGGTAATACATAGTGCCACTAAGTATATGGGCGGTCATTCAGATATTCTAGCAGGAGCAGTTGCATCTTCCGAGGAGAATATCCATAGGATTTTTGGGTTAGCAAAGAACTTTGGAGGTAGTCTTAGTGATTATACTGTTTGGTTATTGGAAAGGAGTTTAAAGACGATGGGCTTGAGGGTGAAAGCTCAAAATATAAATGCCCAGCATATGGCAGAATATCTAGAAGGGAATGAAGCGGTCACAAAAGTATACTACCCAGGCCTAAAGAGTCATCCGGAGCATGAATTGGCAAAAGCGCAAATGAAAGGTTTTGGAGGAATGTTATCTTTTGAGCTTCATGAAGACTATGATGCAAATCAATTTCAAAAAGAACTACAATTAATAAAATCTTCCATGAGTTTGGCAGGGGTAGAGAGTACTGTTCTTTCTCCCACAAAAACATCACATTCTCTTTTGAGTGCAGAAGAGAGAGCTAAGCAAGGTATTGCAGATGGCTTAATCCGGTTTTCTGTAGGCATAGAGGAACCAGAAGATTTAATTGCAGATATAGAACAAGCATTAAAAAAAGTAAGGTCTGGTAATATAGTAGCGACTAGTTAG
- a CDS encoding MATE family efflux transporter, with the protein MPHLNRITFKRLFQYFIVAVTGKETEFTTGSIRKAIFMLSIPMILEMMMESIFAIVDIAYVSQVSVNAVATIGLTESVVTLVYAVAIGLSMAATAIVARRIGAKDIKGAQEAAVQAIALGVLVSIIVGFFGFLYAEDILGLMGAEPDLIAEGSGYTKLLLGGNITILLLFLINAIFRGAGDASVAMWALVLSNGLNIILDPIFIFGWGPIPEYGVMGAAIATNIGRGTAVLFQLAVLFFGWSRIQIGFKDMVIRFSVMLNLIKVSLGGIAQFLIGTSSWVFLMRMMSEFGSEVLAGYTIAIRVMLFTLMPSWGMSNAAATLVGQNLGAQQPDRAETSVWKTGKYNAYFMGAVSLVYLFFSYDIVGWFSANPVVVENGGLCLQIIAVGYIFYAYGMVVTQAFNGAGDTGTPTKINLIAFWLFQLPFAYLMAIIFNLGPMGVFIAITAAEVLLAIISMIWFKKGNWKKVSV; encoded by the coding sequence ATGCCACACTTAAATAGAATCACATTTAAAAGACTGTTTCAGTACTTTATAGTTGCCGTTACAGGTAAAGAAACAGAGTTTACCACTGGAAGTATCCGCAAGGCTATTTTTATGCTCTCCATCCCCATGATTTTGGAGATGATGATGGAATCCATTTTTGCCATTGTAGATATTGCTTATGTCTCACAGGTAAGTGTAAATGCCGTAGCTACTATTGGCTTAACAGAATCCGTAGTTACTTTGGTTTATGCGGTAGCCATAGGTTTGAGTATGGCCGCAACAGCTATCGTTGCCAGAAGGATAGGGGCAAAGGATATTAAGGGCGCTCAGGAAGCTGCTGTACAGGCAATAGCACTGGGAGTTCTGGTTTCTATAATCGTAGGATTCTTTGGATTTTTATATGCCGAGGATATACTTGGACTAATGGGGGCAGAACCCGACTTAATAGCCGAGGGCTCTGGATACACAAAACTCCTATTAGGAGGTAATATTACCATTCTACTTTTGTTCTTGATTAATGCCATATTTAGAGGGGCAGGTGATGCTTCCGTTGCCATGTGGGCCTTAGTCCTTTCCAACGGACTCAACATTATACTGGACCCTATCTTTATTTTCGGCTGGGGACCCATACCAGAGTATGGTGTTATGGGAGCTGCTATAGCTACTAATATAGGCAGAGGTACAGCTGTGCTATTTCAATTGGCTGTATTGTTCTTTGGGTGGAGCCGCATACAAATCGGCTTTAAGGATATGGTTATTCGCTTTAGCGTAATGCTAAATCTTATTAAAGTCTCACTTGGGGGAATTGCTCAATTTCTAATAGGGACTTCTAGTTGGGTATTTCTTATGCGTATGATGTCAGAGTTTGGCAGTGAGGTGCTAGCTGGTTATACAATTGCTATCCGAGTAATGTTATTCACTTTAATGCCATCTTGGGGTATGAGTAATGCAGCAGCTACATTGGTGGGGCAGAACCTTGGTGCTCAGCAGCCCGATCGTGCAGAAACTTCGGTTTGGAAGACGGGAAAATACAATGCGTATTTTATGGGGGCTGTTTCTTTGGTTTATCTATTCTTTTCATATGATATTGTTGGTTGGTTCAGTGCCAATCCTGTTGTAGTGGAGAATGGAGGTTTGTGTCTGCAGATTATTGCTGTAGGGTATATATTCTATGCCTATGGTATGGTCGTCACTCAAGCTTTTAACGGTGCGGGCGACACAGGGACGCCAACAAAAATTAATCTCATTGCCTTCTGGTTATTTCAATTGCCATTTGCGTACCTAATGGCCATAATTTTTAATTTAGGTCCCATGGGTGTATTTATTGCTATTACTGCAGCTGAGGTGCTGCTGGCAATAATTTCTATGATTTGGTTTAAAAAAGGCAACTGGAAAAAGGTGAGTGTCTAA